The Lasioglossum baleicum chromosome 18, iyLasBale1, whole genome shotgun sequence genomic sequence CTAATTCGTTCCCATGCAATTTTTCACATTTCAAGCTGTATGTTGCACTTCCTCCATCAGGACAACTTCATCACGTTCGCTTAAAAATGAAGCTCGTCAAACCGCTGCTGCAACTTCACTTCCTCAAATTAACAAGTGTACCGTAACCTTCGAAATAGAAGAATCCACCACAGCATCATGTACGGTTTATACCTCCTGGATGTTTTCATATCGGAGCTGCTATTAAACAATGACGCGAAAGGTGACGTGGCGGGGTCATCGCTCACAGTGAAAGCGGTCATCATCGATTTGCCGGTGACGGAAGTCGCCGAGCGCAAACGATTTCCCAAAAACGACGACGTCCACGTGTACCGGTTCACAGGTGGCCGGACCTGTCACTTTTCGGCGCCATGCGAACAGCTGGTCAAAACGATGAAGCGATTGCCGGTGCATATCGGCGTTTTTCGAGTCGGCGACGAATTTCCTATTTGTGGCATCCGCACATACCTTTCTGGCTGCGCTTGCGATTTAGTAAGAGATTATTCAACACAATAAATGtatcgtatacagggtgattcacctaacgttgccacctcaaatatctttgttgtttttaaagatacgtcaaatgtccgaaggacaaagttgaatggttcagtggggctcacatgcgataccaaaaatatttttgtttttacgtgaatttttttagagatatcaaggtcaccttcatttttttaaatggaagcacccttttttaaacacctacaatgatagtccctttcattaggaatgcagtgactataattagccatgcacgtataaactttataagtagctcctagtccatGTAACcgacacagaacattattattttgcatcaaccattaaaaattcgcagtctactcgttaatcgCTCACTGATTTTCGAAGccccttatttgtagacttcatacttgggctttaaaaacaacaaagatatttgaggtggcaacgttaggtgactcaccctgtatagcctcagtattttgcaattaatttttattttccatacaaatccgcagtctacttatttcaCGTGGATGCTGAATACTTATTAATTCGTCATTCTTATGAAACTGATTTCAATTTTTGATAATAACAGAATTCATTACTTGCAGAACACATTGAACGTGTATAAAAAGAAGTCGTTCATGTTCAGAGGACCATACGACCTAGCAGATTCTGGTGGCAGTTTCGCGGGACAGTTAGATGCTACCATTACCTTCACAAACTTGGGAAAGTAAGATAAAATTCTGTTAACtatttatacattataaaatGATTAGCAATTTCATAAAATCTATTTTTGTCGCTTATACACAATAATTCTAGCATAATTTCGGAATGCTTTTCTAATATAGTTATTAAAGCTTGTCTAGGTTTAtaacatttcgaaaaaaatgaaaacattttaatcgtgtgtctttatatgtatatgttccaTCTATTTTGAAAGAGCAATGATTGAAAATTCTCTTATTAGGTGTATAACGAGGTGTTTTGCTCTCGTGAACAACGCTTTTATTTTCAAAACTGACCCTGAAGAGACCGAATATAAATGCAGTTTGAAAGCAAAGATGAATTCCTCCAATGGATATCGCACCACGAAGGCTGACGACGATTCACCTGAAAAGCTAGGTAAAAATgttaaacaatttcaatttgaaGTCATCGATAACAACTAAATTCTATCGTGAAATGTTTATGTCAACTGGAACTTTCTAATCAAAGTATAAAATGAACATACCCAGAATATGTGAAATCAAAATTACTCAGTATCACGGTTTTTTGtaatacaataattaattaaatacgaTCGTATTTCAAATGGTTgccttttcaaatttttttagcTGCTCTAATCAGAGATGTCAGTGGCGTTTCTCCATTGGCTACATATCTCGCTCGCGGATGTCCACCACCTCGGCCACCGCGTGAACCATTGGTTGATCCGCGAGCTGCGAAAGGCAAAAAGAAGAAGGGCAAGAAGAAGGGCAAAAAGAAATAAACGAGACTGATTCTCTACTAACACAAGTATGTAACCAGCACACTTCTACATCATATAACAAATGCATTTCGTAATAGAATAATCGTTTCAGTAGCAAGCATTCTCTTTCACTTGCAATTCTTCatattacaaaattaattttcttattcaaaTGAAAAGAGAATGAACTTTATAACTGCAACCAGGTTttgttaaaatgaaaaaaatcacctGCAGGAGTCTCGATTTTGAATTAACTATTAAATCTCTatttagatatacatataataaaaattggaaacttcGGATAGCTgtattttataaagaaattcgaACGAACGAAAGCAATGTCATAATGCCCCCCTAATTTCGACTGCACAATACAATCAAGTTTTCGATGTGATCGCCTGGTGCGATGGTATCGAAATGATAAGCGAGGACCGATCGAAAGAAACGCGTCGGGCCGAGATGAAAAGCGAGTTAAAAGCAGTTAACGGCGTATCATGAGAAGAGAGAGCGACTCAGCGTCGCGGAGGATCTTTCTCACGGAGTTCTATGCTGTAGGGCAAAGATGTCTGCATACGCCCGACGACACGATTATGATTTATGCCGAATCGAATCGAGGCTGATTTATGAGAACGTAATGTTCTTAACTCCGGGATATGTCTGCCTGGAAGGCGGCTCGTGCAACGATTTCCGAAACACGTTCCAGGGAAAGGTTCAGTTGTCGCTGAGAGCGATAAACAGCTATTTACTTGAAAAACAACGGAAAGTAATAACAGGTATGCAAGTGCAACTTCGAGAAACGTTCGAACAGCCCCGAACACGCTTGGGAAAATTCAATTCGGCATGTCAACACTCTCAACACCACTTTCTACTTGTCTCGCGTCCCACATTCCACTTTTCTGTTCGCCAACAGGCCAAAAACATATTTTCTTTCTGTAGCAGCCTTCCGGAAAGATTGTTTAGAGAGTCGATAAAATTAAAACTTATACTATTagtcttttttgcaattttatttatacgcgACACGTTGCATATGTTATCAGTCGATAATCGAAGTTGCTTGTTGAAAATCATAAAGAAgaagataattaattttaagaaactatTAAATTAATCTTTTATAGACGTGTATTTTCCGTGAAGGaaaaagattttcgaaaattgttaGAGGATTGAGAAGgataaattttgatgaaaatggtGTTCGCAATAAATATTTAGTATCTTCTACGTTTTGGACGGTACTGTACACACACAGTTGTCAACGCACCAACACAGACCAACACAGATGAAAATGGATAACAGATATTAAAGATTGTAAAAAAGTATTACGAGTGTAATGCCGTAATAACTCGCAAAATTATTTCACAGTTTACGACGTATTTTATAGTAGCATATAATCAATTGCACTAATTGTATCACTTAATTACCTTCACGCGTCATTAGGTGCCCAGCAGGCTTATAATTTGCAACAGTTGCCAGTTTGCGCAATTTCCGATTCTCCCGGTGGAAAGTATCGAAAGTAAGACGTGAAGCTGAATTCAAACCCAACTTTATCTCCTGTTATGTTGCTCTAGTAAAAACTTTTTTCTAATTTAGTGGATTTCGTGGAGATTGAAGAATATCTGTTCTTACAGCATTAGTAGCCCAAGAAATTCGAACAATAATGGTATCGACGTTTTTGATTAGTGCAACACATTAaactaaatttaaaaaatttctgagataatttcaacatttttgggtgtccattatattttaaaaatatacgccattgcattttaaaaaatttataaattcgtTTTCTGCAAAAGTTAAAGTTTAATGTtaaatgttttcaatttttcttgtaAATCTTTTTGAAGAACAGTTTTCAAAGTCGAGTTCAGAAATCTACAAGATATcactattataaaaataattaaggtTTTcaggaaatattgaaatttttgcatttttgcactatacagtgagccacggaagtattcgaacgccctttaaaatagaataacttttttataattgcaccaaacgacctgattttttataatcaattagaagatctacaaaacatatacatattttaaattttcaataagagagcccaaataaaaaagtttttaaaaatgcctttttcatttttgcatgaaaccttgtaaattataatttttggcaaatcttttttgcatatcatttcataaaccaatgcttctaattgattataaaaaatcaggtcgtttggtacaattataaaaaagttattccgttttaaagggcgttcgagtACTTTCGCGGCTCACTTTTTTATTTATGATTTTATGAATTTGTAACGAAAGTGACACTTGAAATTTTGTCTAACAATAAGcatgatgaaattt encodes the following:
- the LOC143218035 gene encoding uncharacterized protein LOC143218035, giving the protein MYGLYLLDVFISELLLNNDAKGDVAGSSLTVKAVIIDLPVTEVAERKRFPKNDDVHVYRFTGGRTCHFSAPCEQLVKTMKRLPVHIGVFRVGDEFPICGIRTYLSGCACDLNTLNVYKKKSFMFRGPYDLADSGGSFAGQLDATITFTNLGKCITRCFALVNNAFIFKTDPEETEYKCSLKAKMNSSNGYRTTKADDDSPEKLAALIRDVSGVSPLATYLARGCPPPRPPREPLVDPRAAKGKKKKGKKKGKKK